One window of Pyxicephalus adspersus chromosome 4, UCB_Pads_2.0, whole genome shotgun sequence genomic DNA carries:
- the ZMAT3 gene encoding zinc finger matrin-type protein 3 gives MSSSKARLEKVKERIGAQGKNHSKKLRNYCASSSCPASSRLNQTLDTGSPGSSSPNVTAPKCGGRVILATENDYCKLCDASFSSPVVAQAHYQGKNHAKRLRLAETPANSFMDSTECKRRARKEGNDHKMMQNRRSVCSPQNNTGPYFNPRSRQRIPRDLAMCVTPSGQFYCSMCNVGASEELEFRQHLETKQHKSKVSEQRYRSEMENLGYI, from the exons atgagcAGCTCCAAAGCCAGACTGGAGAAGGTCAAGGAGAgaattggtgctcag GGCAAAAACCACAGCAAGAAATTACGCAATTACTGTGCATCAAGTAGCTGCCCTGCTTCATCGAGACTAAATCAGACTTTGGATACAGGATCACCGGGATCATCATCACCAAAT GTTACAGCCCCAAAATGTGGGGGTCGTGTGATTCTTGCCACTGAAAATGACTACTGCAAATTGTGTGATGCTTCGTTCAGCTCTCCTGTGGTGGCTCAAGCACATTACCAGGGAAAGAACCATGCCAAAAGGCTACGACTGGCAGAGACCCCAGCTAACTCTTTCAT GGACTCGACGGAATGCAAGAGAAGAGCACGTAAAGAAGGGAATGATCATAAGATGATGCAAAATAGAAGAAGCGTCTGCTCTCCTCAGAATAATACAG gtcCATATTTCAATCCCCGTTCACGTCAAAGAATTCCTAGAGACCTGGCTATGTGTGTAACTCCAAGTGGACAGTTCTACTGTTCAATGTGCAACGTAGGAGCCAGCGAGGAGCTCGAATTTAGGCAACATTTGGAGACAAAACAGCACAAAAGTAAAGTCTCTGAGCAACGCTACCGCAGCGAGATGGAAAATTTAGGCTACATATAG